The nucleotide window TTACAGTCAACTCGCCTCTCTCTGTTCGGTGTCCTGAGCAGAGGTCACCGGGAGAAGAGGGCCCTGGGGGACAGCAAGGTGatggccggggtggggtggggggagtgtccTTCCTGCCTCACTCCGTTCACAGAGCTGGCTGTGGGCGGTAGGCAGGGTGCCCGGGTGGCAGTGGGGATGAGGGAGTGgcgggaggggggaaggagggaatatTGCTGGGTATTAATGAGTAACTGTTGATAGATTCACGTGTTCGTGTGCCGTGGAGGCCGCATGGCGGGTCAGAAACGGCACAGGTTTCAGTGCCCACCAGGCCCTGACTCAAAtgcccctccctgtgccccacTTCTGGGGCCTTAGCAGAGGCTCGCCCGGGCCTGTGGAGGAGCCAGTGGGGGCTTGTAGGTGGGGGACCTGGCATCACGCCTGGCCGGGAGCCAATGCGAAGGCAGCGTTCTCAGGACAGGTGTTTGTGGCTTTGGGAGGGTCTCTGGATGTGTGTGCCGGTGTGTGAGCACAGACGTGGGTGTGTGTTTCAGGGACGCAGGCTGTTAGGGCTGGAACActaaaggaggggagggaagtgtGTCGTAAACCAGGGAGGTGTGCTAGACGAGGGTCCCGGTCTCCCACATTGTCTCATTGGAACCTGGGCCATCAGAGCCCTCAGCAAATGCTGGCGCCCATCCTCCCTGCCGGATCCTCCCCTGCCTCAGTGCCTGACGAATGGGAATTTTCtggattgaaaaaaatataaacataagggaATGGAATTAGACGATTATGATACGGGGGAAGGGGTAGCCAGTACCCATGTGAATTAAGCCGTCCCTGTCTTTGGGGCCCTGGGGGTCTCATGGAGGAGACAGTTTTCTGCCTGATGGGGAGGGAGTGGGCTTCACAGGGAAGATGAGCTGGGGTTTGTAGGTTAAGTAGAAGTTCACCAGGCAGAAAAGATGGGGAAAgaaattccaggcagaaggaaccgCACGAGCAAAGACATGAGGTGAAAGGACAAGGCAAGCGGGTCAGCCTGGCTGCCGGAGGGCGTGGGGAGCGAAGTAAGGCGGAGAGGGAGTGGGGCTCGGGTCCATGGGACCTGCATGCCATGCTGAGGAGTTTGGACCTGACCCTTTAGCGGATGGGATGAGGGACGGCTGTGAGCAGCTTTGCAGTTCGAGGAAGCTATCAGGCTGACATCTGGGAGGAGGAACGTTCAAGCGCAACCAGGCCAGTGGGGGAGGCTCCTTCTCGGTCCAAGGGAGGATGATCATTTCCTAGACTAAGGCAGAACTTGAACCCAAGGCTGTAGGAGCTGAGAAGACATTCCCAGTTCACCAAACATATAGTACCTGTCGTGGCTGGGCGTGGCCCTGGTCCTCCCATCCagcttattttattgaatttctgAAGTAGACTTGGTCAGTTTTGGTGGTCAGCTGGGCCTCAGGcttgagagggaaggaggaatcgGGGCAAATCTAGCAGGTGGGACTGTCAGGGATGCTGTGCCCATTAGCTGAGATGGGGCAGGGGAactgggagaaggggaaggatcGTCTGGGAAAGCAGGGCCTCTCCCTGTCTGGCTTCTGATTCTGCCTACAAGTCGCCCACTCCCCACTCCTGCCTGCTCTGCTGGAGCCCAGGACCAGGCCCCTGATTGGTGGCTGATGGATTGGTCCTCTCCACaggcctccctccatccctctgtTCCCTCCCTTTGGGGACTGCTCGGAACTCTGCCTGAACACAAATCTGGCTCTGTATTCTGCTGAGAACTCCTCCAGGGCTCCTGTTGCTTCTGGATTAAAGGCTGAATTTCTTAGCCTGATGCTCTGGGGTCTTTATGATCTGatctcccctccccagcttcAACTCTGCCTGTCACTCTTTCTTAAAAGAACTTGTGTTGTAAGATTGTCAGgactttcctcctcctccaggctttTCACAGTGGCAATGATAATGATGCTGTAGAGTgacgatgatgatggtgatggtgatgaaggCGCCGGTGCTGATGTTGCTGGTGATGACGTAATTATGATGTTgatggagatgatggtggtggtggtgattatgatgatggggagaaggaggaagactgGAGGAAGGGGCAGCTTCTAGGAAATACAGAGTCAGCTGGCAAGTGCGGGACATACTAAGTGGGTGTGGAAGATACCCAGGCCCCTCCCTCATTTCCAGACATCTGGGGGAAGCTTACCCCTCACAGGAGTTCTAAGAACACATCCATCTATCATTCCCTTCTCCCCAGCAGGATTGGGTGCTTTCCTGGTGCAGACAAGTGTCTTTCTCTCACCGTACTCTACgggaaagggagaaaaggggcTGCCGTTTATGAACCTGGCATGACACAATGGGGtctcatcaaatatttgttgaacaaattttCAGCTGGGGAGAACAAGACTTAGAGAAGTCAGGTAACTTCATCTTCAGTAGCATCAAACTATGatttactgagcaactactgtgtgccaggctctgtgctgggggaCTCCTTATATGTTATCTCATGGAATCCAGGAGACAGGCATTACTAGTCCtacattttttaattgtaaaatataacataacataaaatttaccatcttaaccatttttaagtgaacaGTTCAGTAGTATAGGCACAACCTCAGCCATCCACTTCTCTGTCCTCCCCACCGCAGCCTCTGTCtgtgccaagaaacacatgaactGCTTCCCACTCACTCATCAGATGCGGACGAAGGGCCTACTCCGGGTCGGGCAAGTGCTGGGCACTGGACGAGAACCCCTGGAAATGACAAGATATGACCTCCCCCAGGGCAGGGGTGTTCGTCTCATTTACTCATGGCTGCCCCCTAGtgcctagaagagtgcctggcacacagctgaTGCTGCATGGGTGCTGGGTGAATGAAGAGCCAGTGAGAGCAGGAACCCAGACATCCGACGGCCACAGGTGCTGGGCCCTGAGCAGGCACCCTCCTGTCAGACGGGGTGGCCTCCCTTGTCAGGCCTGTCTCCTAGGGTATGTGGAGATGTTAGGCCCGTGCTCTGGGGGAGCAGTGACCACGGATGTGTGTGGGCAGCTGCAGAGAAGCCTTCTCCCCTTTGCCTTGCAGATCACCTTCGTACCCGCTGACTCTGACTTCCAAGGCATCCTGTCACCGAAGGCGCTGGGCCTGCTGGAAAATGGGCTCACTGCTGAGATGAAGAGGTGGGTGCTGGGCcctctggggcaggggtggggcagtggagggaggggaggggcagtgagCCCCTCAGGCCAGTCTtctcccctgccccaggctctGGCTTTGCCTTCCCACTTACTGAGAACATACTATCAGAAATCATGGATTGTTTTGACCTCTCAATTCTATGAGGTGAGCTTTATTAttaccatttcacagatgaggaaactgaggctcagggatttTTGTCCTGTCTTACAGTGAAGTAGTGGCAGACCAGAAATCAAAAATAGGTGTGACCCTAAATCCCACACAGCGGTGACTACTACTCCTCTAGCAAACAAGAGGCATCCTGATGGCCAAGGCACAGCCCTGGGGCCCTGCTACTTTTTGTCTGGGTGACTTTGGGAAAGCAACCTGCCTCTCTTTgccccatctgtgaaatagggataCTAATAGTACCTTCCTCCTAGGTTTCAGGGAGGGCTAAGTGAGATAATACAGCCGTCCCTCAGTATCTGTAGGGGATGAGTTCCAGACACCCTCTCCCACCACGTACACCAAAATCCGCAGATGCTCAAgtgccttatataaaatggcttaGTATTTGCTTGCAATCTGTGTACATCCTCCCCTgtgctttaaatcatctctaggttactaATAATATTTAATACAACGTAAATGCTGTGTCAATGTTTGTAAATACAGTGTAAGTGCTATGTAAGTAGTTGCCagtgtgtggcaaattcaagttttgctatTTGGAACTTactggaacttaaaaaaaatatattttagatccACGGTTGGTCGAATGTGCGGATGCAGAACCTGTGATATGGATGGTGGACTTTAATAAGCCAGGTGCTCAGAACAGAGCCTGGGGCATAGCGGGCCCTCTAGAAGCCTTTGCCATCATCACTAGGAAGTGCTTCCAAAGCACCAGAGAGCAAGTCAGGCGTTTTGTGCCCATTTCTTCTTTCAGTCCTCACAGAAACCCTGTGGGGTAGGGGGGTGGCAGGCCCATTATACAGATGTGGAAATGGAGGCTCAAGAAGTGCAATCACAAGCCCCAAACCTCACGGGGAGTCAACACCAGACCAgatctgggtgggtgggtgtgggggcCAGCCTCAGGACTGGGCACACAGGGAGAGCTGCTAGAACAGAGCAGGGGCTCAGGCCAccctgagcctgcgctcctccCTGCTGCTCCCAGCCCTGGACTGTAGAGAGCAGTGGAGAAAGGGGTGCTTGGGGCCCCAGTACCACCCCCTAGGTCTGCACCACCTGGGCAAGCCAGCTAAGGtatctgtgcctcagcttcctccagtATCTCCCAGAGTTACAGAGAGGGTTAGACGAGCTAACTGATAGAGCCCGGCCTGCAAGGAACACTCAGTAGCTGGTTCTTACCGTTGCTCTGTCCTCATCTGAAAAGCGGGAACGACCATTCTGCTTCAAGGTGTCATTCAGAATAAATGGGATGATAAATGTAAAGGCTTCAGGCCACCGTCTGGAACCCAGCAAACGCTCAGGCAACGCGAGCTGGTCTTCATTTGACAGCCGCAGCCTTGGAGTTAGCTTTGGAGACGCGGGTGAAGGGAATACTGGACTGAGGGTCTGAGCTCTGCCGCTCAACTTAACTTGTTGGGCCTCAGCCTCCTCATCAATGAACTGGGTACAGTAACCACCCGCAGACGCTTCTCTGagatcggggggggggggggggccggtgCGCGGAGCAGGTGGGCCAGGGGACGGCACTGACATCTGTTGATCGAATCTTTGCCCACCTGCCTGTTCTCTCTCCCGCTGTCTGCTGTGCCCCCGCGCAGCCCCCGGACCCCCTACGTCAGGCTGTGGGAGGAAGCCGCCTATGACCAGAGCCTGCCGGACTTCAGCCACATGCAGATGAAGGTCATGGGCTACAGTGAAGACCCCCACCCCGTCCTGGCTCCTAAGCCGGGACGGCCACAGCCAGGAGCCAGCGATGGAGGAGAAGGTGGCCCTCGCGACCCTCAGGCCTTGTTGGAAGCCGCCGTGGTCATCCACAGGGGCTCGGACCAGGACGAGGGAGAAAGAGACCCAAGTCAGGGCAGGCCCGGGTGAGTGCACGGAGCGCAGGGGTGCTGGGGTGAAGGAGGAGGGGTGTGGCCACTAAGAGGTGGCTGGGGACGTTGGGGAGTAGAGAGGCTGGGGACACCCTGAGAAGCAGCAGGGGTAGCAGACACATGGGTCTTGGCTTAGAtgggcctgagttcaaatcccagctcctctgCTGTGTAACCTACGGATGTCCCtcaccttcctgagcctcagtttccccacatggGAATAATCGGTCCTACCTCAGAGTTGTCCGAATACTCGTCATgaggggccagggcagggagccagaggacctgagttcaaatccaggctctgccactgatGTGCTCTGTGACCTCAGTCAGGTCACTCCCCGCCCCACCCTGTCCCCAGCTGTTCATGAACTGGGTTCCTCATTCATCCACGTAGTCACTCATCCACCAGCATTACTGGGTACCTACTCCCTGCCAGCCCTTGACAGCCCCTACCCTGCAGGAGCTCCTCGTCCAATGGGGGAGGCACACAAGGGAACAGAAGGTGTGATAGGGATTGTGGGCCCAGAGGAGACCTCCAAGTGATTGGAGAGGCAGAGGAGTGACCTGGTTTGgataacataataaaggcccatttcttgagcacctactatgtgccaggccttgtgcAAAGTGCTTTGCGTTCATTATCTGTTGTAAACCTCAGGGATAAACATAGGAGTGAATGctgttatttcccccattttacagaggagggaactgaggcccagacaggtGAACTCACCTACCCTGGGCCTTGCAGCTAGTGGGtaggatttggacccaggcagtctgactcagAGCTACCCTCGCCCTTTCCGCCTTTGCCCCTGCAGCCCCCCGACCTGTCCCCAGGGCCCTGCACCCTTGGCTTCCTTCCAAGATGACCTGGACGTGGGCTCCAGTGAGGGCAGCAGCCCCAACCTGGCACCATCTGAGGGGGCGGAGCCCCGGCCTGCAACCCCGGAGCCCCAGGCTTGCAGGTGCCGGCTGGACCGCTTCCATGACTTTGCCCTCATTGATGCCCCAACGTTGGAGGATGTGCCTCCAGAGAAGCAGCTACAGGTGGCAGCCCTGCCCAGCTCCTGCCAGAGACCCCCGAGGACAAAgcgggaggaagaggaggcttcGGACGCAGGTACAGAGGAGCCGGAACAGGAAGAGGAAGACTTGTACTACGGGCTTCCCGACAGCCCTGGGGACCCCCTTCCGGACAAGGAACTGGACTTTGAGCCCGACGCCCAGGGCTGACACGGAACTGCTCCCTGGGTTTTAGCCTGGCTCTGGGTCTAACCCCAATGTGATCACACAGGACTTCAATTTCACTACCTGCAAAATGGGGTTAGATGGAGGTTCACAGGAGACAGTGGACCCGAGAGCATTTTGAGAACTGCACAGAAATGCACAGGGAGGAGATGATTACATTACTGGGCCATTGCTGTTCGAATTATTAATACCTTTTGTAAAGATTTGAAGGTCAAATATGATTAGTTGAGAAGATCTGTAGCAGCCAGGGCCCTCAAGAGCCCTTTCTGCCTCCCCCCAGAGCTGGCCTCTGAACAGGAACCCTCCTGGGTGCTACCCCCGTGTCCCCGATCCTCTGTGAAGGCCTCTCAGGGCTCTTATTCCTGTTGTGTCTTTTAGTCCAGCCGGGGGATGGCGTGATTTCTTTTCACTCAGAGCTAACGTCCCCGGCCCGCATCCCTCCTATGGCTCCTGTAGCTCTGGGATCCAACACCCTCCATGAGTGACCTCTGCTGACCTCCCAGCTTTCGCCCTGGTCAGCCCCACCCCACGCTCACCCTGCTGCCCCATGCCCTTGCCAAGCTGTCTCCTCTGCCCGGATGCCCTTTGTCTCCTGTCTGCCGGGCAAATTCAGGCTCATCCTTCAGACCACTGCACAGACATCCCTCTTCTGAAGGCTTTTCTGATGTCACCGCTTCTGGGCCGAGTTAGTCCTGGCTCCCGTGTGCCACCCCTGGGCCATCTCTGGGCCTTGCGCATTTATCATGGAGCATGGCTGCCTGCTCAAGGTCAGCACCTTTGCTTTACTCACCTCGGTCTCTCCTGTGCCCAGCTGGTGGTCACTGAGCATGTACAGAAGTGACCAGAATCCACGAGCCTTTTGCAGGGAATGCTGCCTCCCCCACTTCCCTGGGTCTCAGACTCCCGACTTAACTAATTTGGTTCAGGtggcatttactgagcatctactgtgtgccagatgctAAGCTGGGATCTTTAGGAGGAGAGAGACACAAACTGATGACAGTTCTCACCCTCGAAGGGCTCCCAGTCCACTGAGCCTGGTGCCTTGTAAGTTAGCACAGAGTGCAGAGCAGAAACTGAGGTGGGAACAGAGGAGTTAAAAATTGTCACACCAGAGGCAGCAGAGTGACACTCACACAACCGTTGGGGCCATCGAGCGCAGGGACAAACAGCTCCAGCTGCCTGAGCAGCCCCTGGAGGTATCACCGTATGGTTGCATCACCGAGTGACGCTTTTCTTAGGCTGATCTCTGCAAAGCCCCTCTGGGCCCCATCAAAGGGATGGTGGCACTACCTCATCCTACGTCCCCACGTTCAGAGCTTGCAGCCTGGGCCTCCGGGAGGGCTGGCCTTCACCTGGGCTGGGCCTCTGGGTCAGGGTTGGGGTCACGGCCAAGTGAAGGGCACAGCCCTGggaccccctccctctcctttctgggTCATTGCTACCTCCTGGAGGAAAGGCTCTGCTGTAACAGATGTTCCCTCACTGCCGTCCCTGCGCTCAGCTCACTCCCGCAGGGAACGGGTGACCGCATCAGAAAGAACACCAGTGTgaaaggctaaaataaaaaagttttcagTGTTTAGGGCGGTCACCTTCATTCACCTGCAGATTCTTTTATGTGAACCCCTCCCACGCCCCCAGTCCCCCTCTGGGCAGGATAAATGAGGCATCCAGAGAGTTGAGGGAACTCTCTGGAAAACCAAACACAGTGGCGTGGCCGGCTGGGACAGCTGTGTGCGTGGAAACTTGGGTGTGGCCCACGCCTAGGCACCACACGGCAGCGCACCCCCAGACCAGGGGGTCTCTGGCTGCCAGGCCCGTCCACAGAGAGAACCCTGTCCCCGGGAGGGCGCAGGGACAGAGATGGCCGGGCCAGTCTTCGACCCCCGTCCGGCTCCCCCACTTTCTTGCTGCCTGATTGGGAGACCACTCGCCTGGCCTGCCCGGGACAGTTCTGGTTTAGGCCCACTGTCCCCGCCTAGTTAGTAGTAGTGCGTCCTTTCACCCTCGAAAGTATCCCCTTGGAACGGTAAAGTACATGTTCACcctactctgtgaccttgggcttggacctcactttcctcacctgtgggagggaggggatggatcCCGGGCTTTGCCTTTTGCAGGGTTAGGTGGTGGTGGCGACGGCGCGGGGCGGTGGGGGATCTGATGAGGTCCGTCTGCTGGTGCCCTGCAGGTGAGGAACACCAGGAGCTTGCCTGTGGTTAATGGTGGGGTTTGTGGCTCATTGCAGCGAGGGGAGAAACCCCATGCGATCTATGAGGTGTCTCTGTAAGAGGGTGTGAGAAGGGACTTATATGGGATTTGGGCTTGTGTGACGTGACTTGGGGGCGGGTCTGAGGAAGTGGGCTGCAGATTGGATGCTGTTGGGAAGCAGGGCTAATCCGTGGTGGGGCATCTTAATCAATCCTATGTAGGAGACCAAGCTAAGGATGCAATTGGCAAAGCAGCCGCAGTCATGCTCCAGCCAGGAGAGGGTTGTGTGGTCACTGACATAATTTGGACAATGTTCCTCTTTGCTTTGCTCAGCCGGTAGCTACCGGTGGTCTGGATGTGTCCTGACCCATCGTGGTCACAGAGCACCTTGTCTGACACTGATATTCTGTGAAATTGTTCGACTTCATCAGAAGACCACGGGGCCCAGCTGTGAGGGCCGGGCCGGCTCCTGGCCGTCAGGCTGCTTTTCTGTCTCAGCCTCCCTGCTCCTCTGGGGCCTGCTGGTGACTGTGGGTTGGTGCAGTTGGGGAGCAGAATGTGCTGTGGATTTCATTTGAAAAGAAGAGTCTGCGGCTGCTCCTCTGTTCAGCTCCAACCATCCCAACTCTCTGCTTTGCCACCTCCATTGTGCTCTGTTCCCTTGACCTTGCCAATTTTCAGTCCTCTAagaacctgggcccctgggatGGCCCCCTCTCTTCATGCAGGTCCCCGGGGGCAGGGGCGGTGCCGCAAGGGCCTGGTGGAATGGCCTTGGCAAACCCTGGGATTCCAGCTCTCAGCCCCAGGCTCCGGATTGGTGTACCATGGCAGAAATTCCTGTTCTTTCCACCCTCCTGTCAGGTCAGAGGGACTTTGGGAAGTTTCCACTCTCTGGGGAGGGATGGCCCCTGCCCTTTACTAGGAAAGAGTGATCCTGGGGGCAGTGAGCTTGGGCTCTGTGATTGCttgctgtgaccttgggcatgtggTGACCCTGTTCTCTATACTATTAGAGGGAGGTAGACAAGATTCCACTTCTACTCCTGGTCCTTAAGCAGGGTGCTGGTCACCCTCGCACCGATTACCCCATTTAGTCCTCTCAACAGCCCTAGGGGACAGATCCGTCGACTCCACATTGCAAATGTTTGCTCTAAATCccagactttggagtcagagagacttGGGTTTGCACTCAGCCTCTGCCAGTtcctcgctgtgtgaccttggacaagttactgcccctctctgagcctcaacatCCACATTTATGCAGTGGGAAGGATAATACCTGCCTCTCCGGACGTCAGGAAGAACTAATGGGCTGATGTTTCCAACACATCATAGGTG belongs to Pseudorca crassidens isolate mPseCra1 chromosome 2, mPseCra1.hap1, whole genome shotgun sequence and includes:
- the BSND gene encoding barttin yields the protein MADEKTFRIGFIMLGLFLLALGTFLMSHDRPQVYGTFYAMGGVMVIGGVIWSMCQCYPKITFVPADSDFQGILSPKALGLLENGLTAEMKSPRTPYVRLWEEAAYDQSLPDFSHMQMKVMGYSEDPHPVLAPKPGRPQPGASDGGEGGPRDPQALLEAAVVIHRGSDQDEGERDPSQGRPGPPTCPQGPAPLASFQDDLDVGSSEGSSPNLAPSEGAEPRPATPEPQACRCRLDRFHDFALIDAPTLEDVPPEKQLQVAALPSSCQRPPRTKREEEEASDAGTEEPEQEEEDLYYGLPDSPGDPLPDKELDFEPDAQG